Part of the Streptomyces sp. WMMC500 genome is shown below.
CTCCTATGGTCACAGAGGTCAGACTGTGCAGGGCCATGAGGGCTCCTCTTCGTCATGTCGTACGGTGCCGCGGAAAAGGTGGGCAAAGGAAACATGCGGGTCAACGGTGGGCGGTGGCAAGCCGCACCCGACCGGATTAATGGCGATGGCAGCGGAAAAAAGGGTCATCCGCACGGTGCCGGCTAACGGGCACGCCTAGCATCTCGCCCGACAGGGAGAGGCGTGAACTTGTGTGTGGCCGACTGCATCTGACCGTGTGGAAGCTCCCGTCGCAGGCCCGGGGTGCGCTTCGATCCCCCGGGACCGTCTATCCGAGAAGAGGACGTCACGCACGTGAAGCACACAGCTACAAGCTGGATCTCCGGCATATGTCTACTGGCGTTGCTGCCCGCGGTCGCGGCGTGCTCCGAGGGCTCCCGGGAATCTCAGAAGTCGGGCGCCTCGACCGCAACTGAGCCGACATCCGAAGCCAGTCGGTCTCAGGAGGGCGGACCCTCCGCACAGGCGACCTCCCGGGACACGGCGGCAGAGTGGGTCGCCGCGATCGTCCAGGATCGCGCGCGCCGGGCCTGCCTGCTGATGGGAACCGCCCGCACCGGCTCGACACCCGCAAAGGCGAATACCAAGGAGATGTGCAGCGGCCGTGGAACCGAGGCGGAGGAAGCCAGGAACCTGCTCCACGATCTGCACGCCTCGTTCGCCCTCGACCCGCCGCGGAGTTCTCCGGAGGTGGTGGCCGAGGAGGTTCCGGAGTCCGGCGGAACGGCGACCTTCGGCGGGGACCAGGTCACCGTCGACGGTCAGACGCTCGAAGCAGTCATGCTGTCGAACTCCTCCGGGGTAGAAGACAGCGAGCTGGAACTCGAGATCGTTGCCACGGAGATCGACGGCCGGTGGTACGTCACCGACCTGCCGGTCTCCGTCGGCTGACGGCCTCCCACCCTCGCCGAACGCCGGTTACGACGTGAGGATCATCCGGTGAACCATCACGAGTTGGGGAATTTCCTGCGAGCGCGGCGCGACGCCTTGCGGCCCACCGACGTGGGACTGGCACCCGGCGGCCCCCGTCGCACCCCGGGTCTTCGGCGTTCCGAAGTCGCACTGCTGGCGAACGTATCGGTCGACTACTACGAGCGCCTTGAGCAAGGCCGGGCCGGTCATCCCTCACGCAGGCTGCTGGACGCCCTGGCCCGCGCACTGCGGCTGTCCGCCGACGAGCGAAACTACCTCCACGTCCTCGCCGGCTACCCACCACCCGCCCGGTTTTCCGTCACACCCCAGGTCGAGCAGGGAATGCTCTTCCTGCTCGACTCGCTCACCAACGCGCCGGCGCACGTGATAAACGACCTGACCACGGTCCTGGCCCAGAACGCGCTCAGTGTCCGCCTCCTGGGTCCGTGGGCCCAGCAGACTGGACGCCAGGCCAACTTGATCTGGCGATGGTTCACGCAGCCGGCCGCACGCTCCCGGGACTTTCTGGAGGACGACGAGGAAACGGGGCGCGCGTTTGTCGCAGACCTCCGGATGGCTTCGGCGGCCCGCGGCTGCGATCGCGTCTCAGGCGAGCTGATCGCTGACCTGAAGGCCGCCAGCGCGGAGTTCAGCTCGCTCTGGGGCGAAATGGGCGTGGAGCCGATTCGCTCGGTAGACAAGACGCTCGTTCACGATGAACTGGGGCGTCTCGACGTGTGCTGTACCGTGCTGAGCGCGACGGCGAGCCGTCGGCTGATCGTGTTCAGGCCGCAGCCGGGCACAGCAACGGCCGAGCGCTTCGCCTCACTGCGTACCGCGTGCCAGGGCTCACCCGCCTGACGTGTCTGGCTCATGCCGGTGGTGCGGGCGCGAGCTCGTCGAGGAAGTGGGCCTCGGCGGCGTCCAGGGCCAGTCGTACGGCTCCGGTGACCACAGCGTTCTCTCGCAGTGGGGACGCCTCAATGCGGGGAACGAGCGGCATGAGGCCCGCGACCCTGCGCCGCAGTGGCGGGAGGAGCACGTCACCCCCCGCCGCGACGGCGCCCGTGATCACCACGAGTTCGGGTGCCAGCAGCATGGACAGGGTCGCGATCGCGAGCGCGGCCGCCTCCAGTCCTTCGTCCAGGACCACAGCCATACCGGCATCACCGCGGCGGCTCGCCTCAAAGACCCCGCTTGCCGTCACCCGGCGCGGGTCACCGCCCGTCAGCTCGTACAGCTCCGCTCCCGGAATGCCGGAGCGCGGAGGGCTGCCGTGCGCGGCCAGCCGGGCCACCAGGAGCGCGCCGAGGTCCCGGACTCGCGCGGCGATGGCGTCCTCGTCGGAGTAACCGCCCTGCAGAGACAGGAATCCGAGGTCGCGGGCACCGTTCTCGTGCCCCCGCACCAGGGTGCCGTCCGCACACATGCCCACGCCCAGCCGTTCGCCGGCCAGCAGCGAGACGACGTCCTTGGAGCTGCGAGCGCAGCCACGCCAGCGCTCCCCGATGAGCGCGAGGTTGCAGTCGTTCTCGACGCACACGTACGAGGAGAAGTCCTGCGCCAGGGCGGCGCGCAGGTCGACCCCGACGAAGCCGGGGATGCCGGTGCGCAGCCGTACCACGCCGTTCACGTCGACGGTGCCGCTGGTCCCGACGCAGACGGCCAGCACCTGGTCGTTCCGCAAGCCCGCGCCCCGTACCGTCTCGGCGGCGAGCGTCCGCACCTGCGCGATGCGCTGCCCCGGGCTGATGCCGGGGTCGCCGAACTCGTGACGGCCCTGCCCGACGGAGGCGCCGTGGAGGTCCGCGAGGGCGACGCGGACGCTGTGCGCTCCTATGTCGATGCCGAGGACATAGCCGGCCGTCGCGGCGAAGGAGAAGACCCGCGCGGGACGGCCGCGCCCAGCCGAGCGCCCCGCCGAGTTCTCCCGGACCCACCCGAGACGGACGAGGTGCTCGGCGGCGGCAAGGACGGTGGGACGGGACATCCCCGTGGCGTCCATCAGGTCGCCCGAGGACATCTCCGCCTCCGCCGGGGTACGTACGCGCAACTTCCGCAGGACGTGGGCGGCGTTGACCCTTCGGGCCGAGGCCGCCGTGGCGATGTCGGCAGGCATCTGGGTGGGGCGCTCCTGTTCCGTCGCGGACAAGCTGCAACGCGTGCACGGCTCTTGACCGGGTGCGCGCCGAGTGTCAGTGTAACGTCGTTTAATAAAATTCGCTTATTTAATGGTGATCGCAGTGCACCCTCCTCTGACGGGCAAGCACCACGGGCGGCGCGCGTTCCTCGGCACGGGGCTGTCCCTCGGAGCGGCCCTGCTGCTCCCCGGATGCCGGCGCGCCGTGGACGGGCAGCGGACGTCCGGCAACGGGGGCCCGAGTGCGGGAGGCATGCTGCACATGGTCCAGGGCGCGGACATCCAGCCCGCTCTCATGCTGTCCCAGAACAATCCGAACTTCTCCGTGAACCGGACGGTCTTCAACACCCTGATCGCGCTGGATCACCACACACTGCGGCCCAAGGCACAGCTCGCGACGGGCTGGACGGTCTCGGACGCAGGGCGGCGATACGTCTTCACGCTCCGCGATGACGTCCGGTACCACAGCGGCAGGCCGTTCGGCCCGGACGACGTGGTGTTCGTTCTCGGGCACATGGCCGAGGAAACCACCACGACCCAGGTCAAGGCAGTCGCGCAACAGGTCATCTCGGCCGAGAAGACCGGTGCGCACGAGGTGACCGTCGTCTTCGGCCAGGCCCTCGACAACGTCTGGGACCTCTTCGAGATGATGATCCTCATCGACCGCGAGTCCGTCGACGAGCTGACCAGCGGCCGGGAGATCATCGGCACCGGCCCGTTCACGCTCGCCTCCTACCGGCCCGGCGCGACGATCTCGCTGCGGCGCAACGAGCACTACTGGAAGCCGTCCCGGCCCTATCTCGACGGCATCGAGATCGCGATCACCAGCCAGTCGTGGACCGCGGTGTCCTCGCTGCGCTCCCTCCAGTCCCAACTGGCCCTCGATCTGTCGCCGCTGGACGCCGCGGGCATACGCGACCTGCCGGGCTTCCGGCTGGTGGAGTCCGATGCCAACGACCTCACGTACTATATCGGAGCCAACCTGGACATCGCGCCCCTGGACCGCCGCGAGGTCCGCCAGGCCATCGCATGGGCGGTGGACCGCGACCGGGTGCTCGACCAGGCTCTCGGCGGCATCGGCCGCACCAGCAGCCTGCCGTGGTCCCCGGGCTCGCCGGCGTGGGACGACGCACGGGCCGACACCTACGGCATGGACGCCGCGAAGGCGAGAAGCTTGCTGCGCCAGGCCGGCGCCGCGGGCACGGAGATCGGTCTTTTCTACAGCAACACGCTCGCGACCAACGCCGCCATCGCCCAGATCGTCCAGTCCAACCTCGCGGACGTGGGTCTGCGCTGCCGTCTGGAACCCAAGCAGGCGGCCGACTACGACCAGTTGTTCATCGGCGGCAAGCTTCCCGGTCTGTTCGTGAACGGCCACGGGTTCGGCCGGCTGTCACCGGCGACACTGGTGACCGGCGCGCTGCCGTTCAACTCCGAGCACAACGCGTCCAACTTCCGCAGCCCGGAGTACTCCCGTCTGGCACATGCGATCTGGACCGGCCGCGGCAGCGCCCTGAGGACGGCGTACCGGGAGCTGAACGAACTCTTCCTGACCGAGCAGTTCGTCATCGACCTGGTCAACAGCACCCACACGTACGCGATCTCGACAGCACTGAAGGGGCTGGCGTGGACGATGTACGACTACCTCGACCTCGACGACGCCTACCTGGCATGAGGAGGCAGCATGCTGGTCTACACGCTCCGCCGTGTCCGGTCGGGCGTCATCATTCTCGCCGCGGCCTCCGTGGTCGTGTTCGGTGTCCTGCACCTGGCGCCCGGCGACCCGGCGGTCCTGGCCGCAGGTCCCGACGCTTCGCCGGAGACCGTCGCCGCGGTGCGGCATGAGCTGGGCCTGGACGCGTCGTTGCCGAGCCAGTACGCGAGCTGGCTCGGCGGGGTCCTGTCCGGGGACCTCGGCGACTCCTACGTCCGCCAGTTGCCGATCGGCACGCTCATCGGCAACGGGGCCGGCAACACCCTCGCGCTCGCGCTCAGCGCCACCGTCCTGGCCGTCACTCTCGGTGGCCTGGCCGGTCTGGTGCTCGGCGTGACCCGCAGCCGCGCCCTGCGCGCGGTGACCGGCGCGCTGACATCGCTGGCCTTCGCGGTACCCCCGTTCGTGAGCGGAGTGCTGCTGGTGCTGCTGTTCGCCATCACCTGGCGGCTGTTGCCCCCCGGCGGCTACACCTCCGTGCTTGCCGACCCGGAGCTCGGCTGGCAGTACCTGATCATGCCGTCGGTGGCGCTGGCGCTGCCAGCAGCGGCCATCCTCGCGCGGTTCCTCGCCACGTCGATCCGCCAGGTCCTGGACGAGGAGTTCATCCGCACGGGCACGGCCAAGGGCCTGCGCCACCGCCGGATCGTGCTGCGGCATGCGCTGCCGAACGCGCTGCCGCCCGTTCTGACGGTCCTCGGCATCCAGATCGGCCAGATGCTCGGCGGCGCCATCGTCGTGGAGGCCGTCTTCGCCTGGCCCGGCATCGGCCGGCTCATCGTCGACTCGGTCAAGAGCAACGACTTCCTCGTCGTGCAGGACCTCCTGCTGATCGCCGTCGCGGTGTTCGTCGTCCTGCAGACCCTCACCGACCTGCTGCACGCCGCCGTGGACCCGCGTCTGAGACTGGAGCGAGCATGAGCGCCGTCGCGACCCGGCCGCCCGGCGTGGCCGCCGGCCCGCTGCCCAGGTGGCGGCGTGTGCTGCGGCGCCCCGGTCTCGCCACCGGAATCCTCCTGGTCACGTTGCTCCTGGCGGCCGGACTGCTGGCACCGCTGCTCGCGACCGCGGCTCCCACCGAGCAGGGACCGCTGACCCTGTCGGGTCCGTCCGGCTCCCACCCACTCGGCACCGACGAATTCGGCCGCGACCTGTTCTCCCGCGTCCTGTACGGACTGCGCCAGGACGTGCTGGCCGCCCTCGTCGCCGTGCCGATCGGCGCCGTCGCAGGCGTCGTCATCGGCCTGGCGGGCGGCCTGGCCCGCTGGGTCGACACGGTCGCGCAACGGGTCTTCGACGTCATGCTGTCGTTCTCCGCGCTGGTCGCCGGGGTCACGATCGCTTCGATCATGGGCCCCGGCCAGTCCGCGGTGATGCTGACCATCGTCCTGGTGAACGTCCCGCTGTTCGGGCGGCTTACCCGTACGTCGGTCCTCAGCCAGCGGGAGCGCGACTACGTCGTGGCCGCCGCCGTGGCCGGCGCCGGCCCGGTGCGCGTCCTCGTACGCCACATCCTGCCCAACAGCCTTGCCCCGCTCATCGTCCAGTTCACGCTCTCGGTGTCGACCGCGGTCTTCATCGAAGGCGGCATGAGCTTCGTCGGCATCGGCATCCGGCCGCCGTCCCCGTCCCTCGGCTCGCTGCTGCAGGGGAGCATGAACTTCCTCTCCCAGAACGTGTGGTATGCGCTCGGACCGATGCTCGCGGTCACCCTGCTCGTGCTGGGCCTCCAGCTCATCGCCGACGGGCTCACCACGAGCCTGCTGCGCCGGTGAGCACGAGCCCGGCGTCCCCTCCGCAAAGGAGCCCGCCTTGACCACCCCGACCTCTTCGAACTCCGGCCACAAGGGCGGGGCCGGTCCCCTCCTGGACGTCCGCGACCTCGTCACGAGCTTCCACACCGACCGTGGCGTGGTGCACGCGGTGCGCGACGTCAGCCTGAGCGTCCGGGCGGGCGAGACACTGGCCGTCGTCGGCGAGTCCGGCTCCGGCAAGAGCGTCACCGCGATGAGCCTGCTGCGGATGGTGCGCTCGCCGGGCCGCATCGACAGCGGCCAGGTCCTCTTCCGAGGCCGCGACCTGCTGCGGTTGGACGAAGAGGAGATGCGTGCGGTGCGCGGCGCCGGGATCGGCATGGTCTTCCAGGACCCCATGTCGAGCCTGAACCCCCTCATGCGCATCCGCGACCAGCTCGTCGAGGCGATGCGCGCACACGGCAAGTTCACCGGCGGCCAGGCCCGCGCACGTGCGGTGGACCTGATGGGACTGGTCGGCATCCCGGATCCGGACGCCCGACTGGCCGACTACCCGCATGCGTTCTCCGGCGGCATGCGGCAGCGTGTGCTCATCGCCATGGCGGTGGCGAACGAGCCGGACGTCCTCATCGCCGACGAGCCGACCACCGCGCTCGACGTCACTATCCAGGCGCAGGTGCTCGACCTGCTCACGTCACTGAACACCGAACTCGGCACCGCGGTCGTGCTGATCACGCACAACCTCGGGGTGGTCGCCCGCGTCTGCCGCCGCGCCGTCGTGATGTACGGCGGACGGATCGTCGAGGAAGGCCCGGTCGAGGACCTGTTCTACGGCCCCCGCCACCCGTACACCCGCGACCTGCTGGCGGCGACGCCCCGGCTACGCGCCGACCGGAACACCCCGCTGGTACCGATCCCGGGGCGTCCGCCGGATCTTTACCTGGCCGGCGCGGGCTGCCCGTTTGCGGACCGGTGTGCGCACGCCGACGGTCGTTGTCACACCGAACGGCCGCCGCGACGCAGCGCCCACGACCGTTCCTGGGACTGCTGGCTCCCCGCTGACGGCGGCCTGCCCGACGTAGCTTCCTCCCGGAAGCGCGACGTCGGGCCGATACGCCTCCGTGCCGCCGGGCGGGACGGAGGGGAGGTGTTGTTGTGCCTCGATGACATCACCAAGTCCTTCGCGGGCCGTGGCCGCCGCTCCCCCGCGGTCAGTGCGCTCGCCGGCGTCGGTCTCGACCTGCGCCGCGGCGAGACCGTCGGGCTCGTCGGCGAGTCCGGCTGCGGCAAGTCCACGCTGGCCCGCATCGTCCTGGGGATCGAGCGGCCCACCACGGGCACCATGCACTACGCGGGCCGCGACGTCAGCCAGCTCGACCGGCGGGGACTGCGCGAGCTGCGCCGCAAGGTGCAGATCGTCTTCCAGGACCCGTACAGCTCCCTGAACCCCCGGATGACGGTCGGCCAGTCGCTCGCCGAGCCGCTGCGGCTGCACGACCGGGCCGGTGCGAAGGGCATACACGCCGCGGTCGGCGAGTTGCTGGAACTCGTCGGACTCGACCCGTCTCTCGCGCCGCGGTACGCGCACGAGTTCTCCGGTGGGCAGCGTCAGCGCGTCGCCATCGCCCGCGCGCTGGCCGTCGGCCCCGAGATGGTCGTCTGCGACGAGGCCGTCAGCGCGCTGGACGTATCCCTGCAGGCACAGGTTCTGAACCTCCTGTCGGACCTGCAGCGGCGGCTGGGCCTGACGTATCTGTTCATCGGGCACGACCTGGCAACGGTCCGGCATGTCTCCGAC
Proteins encoded:
- a CDS encoding ABC transporter substrate-binding protein — encoded protein: MHPPLTGKHHGRRAFLGTGLSLGAALLLPGCRRAVDGQRTSGNGGPSAGGMLHMVQGADIQPALMLSQNNPNFSVNRTVFNTLIALDHHTLRPKAQLATGWTVSDAGRRYVFTLRDDVRYHSGRPFGPDDVVFVLGHMAEETTTTQVKAVAQQVISAEKTGAHEVTVVFGQALDNVWDLFEMMILIDRESVDELTSGREIIGTGPFTLASYRPGATISLRRNEHYWKPSRPYLDGIEIAITSQSWTAVSSLRSLQSQLALDLSPLDAAGIRDLPGFRLVESDANDLTYYIGANLDIAPLDRREVRQAIAWAVDRDRVLDQALGGIGRTSSLPWSPGSPAWDDARADTYGMDAAKARSLLRQAGAAGTEIGLFYSNTLATNAAIAQIVQSNLADVGLRCRLEPKQAADYDQLFIGGKLPGLFVNGHGFGRLSPATLVTGALPFNSEHNASNFRSPEYSRLAHAIWTGRGSALRTAYRELNELFLTEQFVIDLVNSTHTYAISTALKGLAWTMYDYLDLDDAYLA
- a CDS encoding ABC transporter ATP-binding protein, whose translation is MTTPTSSNSGHKGGAGPLLDVRDLVTSFHTDRGVVHAVRDVSLSVRAGETLAVVGESGSGKSVTAMSLLRMVRSPGRIDSGQVLFRGRDLLRLDEEEMRAVRGAGIGMVFQDPMSSLNPLMRIRDQLVEAMRAHGKFTGGQARARAVDLMGLVGIPDPDARLADYPHAFSGGMRQRVLIAMAVANEPDVLIADEPTTALDVTIQAQVLDLLTSLNTELGTAVVLITHNLGVVARVCRRAVVMYGGRIVEEGPVEDLFYGPRHPYTRDLLAATPRLRADRNTPLVPIPGRPPDLYLAGAGCPFADRCAHADGRCHTERPPRRSAHDRSWDCWLPADGGLPDVASSRKRDVGPIRLRAAGRDGGEVLLCLDDITKSFAGRGRRSPAVSALAGVGLDLRRGETVGLVGESGCGKSTLARIVLGIERPTTGTMHYAGRDVSQLDRRGLRELRRKVQIVFQDPYSSLNPRMTVGQSLAEPLRLHDRAGAKGIHAAVGELLELVGLDPSLAPRYAHEFSGGQRQRVAIARALAVGPEMVVCDEAVSALDVSLQAQVLNLLSDLQRRLGLTYLFIGHDLATVRHVSDRIAVMYLGQIVEVGTAEQVTADPQHPYTASLLSAVPEPDPRLERARKRIVLAGDVPSPTAPPAGCRFHTRCPIGPGRLPGRAICRDERPALRPTAGGQFAACHFAGELRLGGQPGKDQPTGPAVTGSR
- a CDS encoding ROK family protein, with translation MPADIATAASARRVNAAHVLRKLRVRTPAEAEMSSGDLMDATGMSRPTVLAAAEHLVRLGWVRENSAGRSAGRGRPARVFSFAATAGYVLGIDIGAHSVRVALADLHGASVGQGRHEFGDPGISPGQRIAQVRTLAAETVRGAGLRNDQVLAVCVGTSGTVDVNGVVRLRTGIPGFVGVDLRAALAQDFSSYVCVENDCNLALIGERWRGCARSSKDVVSLLAGERLGVGMCADGTLVRGHENGARDLGFLSLQGGYSDEDAIAARVRDLGALLVARLAAHGSPPRSGIPGAELYELTGGDPRRVTASGVFEASRRGDAGMAVVLDEGLEAAALAIATLSMLLAPELVVITGAVAAGGDVLLPPLRRRVAGLMPLVPRIEASPLRENAVVTGAVRLALDAAEAHFLDELAPAPPA
- a CDS encoding ABC transporter permease; this encodes MSAVATRPPGVAAGPLPRWRRVLRRPGLATGILLVTLLLAAGLLAPLLATAAPTEQGPLTLSGPSGSHPLGTDEFGRDLFSRVLYGLRQDVLAALVAVPIGAVAGVVIGLAGGLARWVDTVAQRVFDVMLSFSALVAGVTIASIMGPGQSAVMLTIVLVNVPLFGRLTRTSVLSQRERDYVVAAAVAGAGPVRVLVRHILPNSLAPLIVQFTLSVSTAVFIEGGMSFVGIGIRPPSPSLGSLLQGSMNFLSQNVWYALGPMLAVTLLVLGLQLIADGLTTSLLRR
- a CDS encoding ABC transporter permease, giving the protein MLVYTLRRVRSGVIILAAASVVVFGVLHLAPGDPAVLAAGPDASPETVAAVRHELGLDASLPSQYASWLGGVLSGDLGDSYVRQLPIGTLIGNGAGNTLALALSATVLAVTLGGLAGLVLGVTRSRALRAVTGALTSLAFAVPPFVSGVLLVLLFAITWRLLPPGGYTSVLADPELGWQYLIMPSVALALPAAAILARFLATSIRQVLDEEFIRTGTAKGLRHRRIVLRHALPNALPPVLTVLGIQIGQMLGGAIVVEAVFAWPGIGRLIVDSVKSNDFLVVQDLLLIAVAVFVVLQTLTDLLHAAVDPRLRLERA
- a CDS encoding helix-turn-helix transcriptional regulator is translated as MNHHELGNFLRARRDALRPTDVGLAPGGPRRTPGLRRSEVALLANVSVDYYERLEQGRAGHPSRRLLDALARALRLSADERNYLHVLAGYPPPARFSVTPQVEQGMLFLLDSLTNAPAHVINDLTTVLAQNALSVRLLGPWAQQTGRQANLIWRWFTQPAARSRDFLEDDEETGRAFVADLRMASAARGCDRVSGELIADLKAASAEFSSLWGEMGVEPIRSVDKTLVHDELGRLDVCCTVLSATASRRLIVFRPQPGTATAERFASLRTACQGSPA